A window of Candidatus Babeliales bacterium genomic DNA:
ACTGGTATCACAGGGGCTACGGGAGACACTGGTGTCACTGGTGCGACAGGTCCTACCGGAGCTACCGGAATTACTGGAGCGACAGGTGCTACGGGCATAACGGGTGCTACAGGGATAACTGGAATTTCTGGTTTCTCTGGAGCAATAACAGGATCAATGTTTTTTGGATTAACCGGAACATTTTTAAATCCCCTACTAACTGATTATCCTTCTCCGATTGCACCCAAAACTATACCTACTACTGGTCGAGTTCCTTTTCCACAGGATGGACCAACAGCAGGTGGTATTATTCGTAATCCTAATATTCTTGAGCCTTCAAGTTTTCTCTTGCCAACCGTTGGAACATATTTTGTTACTTTTAGAGTGCATACTACACAGCCTGGGCAATTACAACTCGAATTGAATGGCGTGGAGTTACCGCAAACTATTGGCGTTGATCTGAATCCAACTACTGCTCCAGACGGTGGACATCCAATTATTGGTAATGCAATCATTACAACAAGCGCTCCTAATTCTGTATTGGCCGTAATTAATCCCCCAGGAAATGATGTAACAACAACAACGCTTACTATTACTCCTGGCGCAGCTACTGGAAGTATCCATGCTAATGCACAGAGTTTAACTATTTTATTGATTGCATAACAGATGGCAATGTATCAAAAAGTTATATTTTTTGGTTTTAACTATTTAATTAAAGGGTGAGTTTATGAAACAAAGAATTATACTATTGTTTTTATTTTCTCTGTTTATACCGCTGCACACTGTTGCGGCAGCCAGTTCTGAAAATGACATAAACCTTGATGC
This region includes:
- a CDS encoding collagen-like protein; this translates as MKYKVILLFLLSIVMPQHTIAADSPANDISIDAQLDQSVAYLSEQAKKTLLALYYVLPKHDWYVMLQVLAGAVDAGQAHVNTLDDSLKKICFSTNNSNTCFNPKGPTGATGMKGATGATGSRGATGVTGVTGATGATGATGNTGATGITGATGDTGVTGATGPTGATGITGATGATGITGATGITGISGFSGAITGSMFFGLTGTFLNPLLTDYPSPIAPKTIPTTGRVPFPQDGPTAGGIIRNPNILEPSSFLLPTVGTYFVTFRVHTTQPGQLQLELNGVELPQTIGVDLNPTTAPDGGHPIIGNAIITTSAPNSVLAVINPPGNDVTTTTLTITPGAATGSIHANAQSLTILLIA